From a single Tachypleus tridentatus isolate NWPU-2018 chromosome 6, ASM421037v1, whole genome shotgun sequence genomic region:
- the LOC143252382 gene encoding serpin B6-like has translation MKPPITTQKKSEKKEDDLNRDVDWGVEIKLSDKQTSAFNAAPFWALSAVNIWIIAGLHILFFLSFLVILLGWNLFTASHGSLQDVPETQEVQLGTSKLAFKLLPLMAENNANIIFSPLSLVIGLSMILEGSKGHTAEEICSVLNWNPASAFEIQNGLGFLLRDLNRKTDIYTKLYIGGNIFIQKNFEITSKFNDQLKQNYECVATEVNFVEEEETREIINTWVSKKTWGQVRELLRPNQLDLTTRLLMTTVMYFKGQWLHAFPKQNTFQTRFYVQPDDEATVHMMHTTGNYNYGEFTTLGLQSLELPIDGDKLSLLLILPNKPGRLSEVRKILQENPEILSELNGHMKNKTLYICLPKFKIDGRLSLHRHLSELGLKLLFDAKYADLSGISSQNFLFVKEMVQSARLEVDEIGAEAAAITELVAAERSLVYDQLPVFCANHPFLFILRDLETNMILLMGQYTDPRILENKT, from the exons ATGAAACCACCGATAACTACCCAAAAGAAATCTGAGAAGAAAGAAGATGATTTAAATAGAGATGTTGACTGGGGTGTTGAAATTAAACTTTCTGATAAACAAACCTCAGCCTTTAACGCCGCCCCTTTTTGGGCTCTCAGTGCTGTTAATATTTGGATTATCGCAGGCTTACATATACTATTTTTTCTGTCCTTTTTAGTAATCCTTCTGGGGTGGAATCTGTTCACTGCGAGCCATGGCTCTCTCCAGGATGTTCCAGAAACACAGGAAGTCCAGTTAGGGACATCGAAACTTGCCTTTAAGCTCTTGCCCTTAATGGCTGAGAATAATGCCAACATAATATTTAGCCCTTTAAGTTTGGTTATTGGTTTGTCAATGATATTAGAAGGATCCAAAGGGCACACTGCTGAAGAAATTTGTTCTGTTCTTAATTGGAATCCTGCATCAGCATTCGAAATCCAGAATGGCTTAGGTTTCTTGCTGCGAGATTTGAATCGAAAGACAGACATATACACTAAATTATACATAGGAGGAAAcatatttattcagaaaaactTCGAGATTACTTCTAAGTTTAATGATCAGTTGAAACAAAATTACGAATGTGTAGCAACTGAAGTTAATTTCGTGGAGGAAGAAGAAACTCGTGAAATCATAAACACGTGGGTGTCTAAAAAAACGTGGGGACAAGTCAGAGAGCTTTTGAGACCCAATCAGCTTGACCTAACTACCCGTCTTCTGATGACCactgttatgtatttcaaagGTCAGTGGTTACACGCTTTcccaaaacaaaacacttttcaaaCCAGATTTTATGTTCAACCAGATGATGAAGCCACTGTTCACATGATGCATACAACTGGAAATTACAATTATGGGGAATTTACCACACTAGGTTTGCAATCACTGGAGCTACCGATTGATGGAGATAAGTTAAGTCTCCTTCTGATTCTGCCAAATAAACCTGGACGATTGTCTGAAGTACGTAAAATCTTACAAGAAAACCCTGAAATTTTAAGCGAGCTTAATGGACACATGAAGAACAAAACCTTGTATATCTGCCTACCTAAATTCAAA ATTGATGGTCGCCTTTCCCTTCATCGACACTTATCGGAACTTGGCTTGAAACTACTGTTTGACGCAAAGTATGCAGATCTCAGCGGAATTAGTTCTCAGAATTTCTTGTTTGTGAAGGAAATGGTTCAGAGTGCTCGGCTGGAAGTGGACGAGATTGGAGCAGAAGCAGCTGCTATTACGGAACTCGTAGCTGCAGAGAGGTCGCTAGTGTACGACCAGCTTCCAGTGTTTTGTGCTAACCATCCTTTCTTGTT